A part of Dermacentor variabilis isolate Ectoservices chromosome 10, ASM5094787v1, whole genome shotgun sequence genomic DNA contains:
- the LOC142560226 gene encoding A disintegrin and metalloproteinase with thrombospondin motifs adt-2-like, with translation MAAGDVRRALRPVAARLPRSAVMLTSLAVGVTLQLLLLVGSCSGQVGNATSEEPVQVFFEPDLLSVHIGDRRLYVPLRSKRAAVESFPGGAASVKNCAYEGPVYEQGVGAAGRAVVIACPGEKLVHALVITAQGEAISVAPSQGSRDASVEIEDGGGHVVRRESPKSKLLAFWSKLSTRRRRATKTKAAVSRERAIELAVFVDAALSNAMATERALQTKLTAVLEQVQLILEYRSLGQPLKLEIVNLELVDSKRGPSTGGGDIDAYLDNFCVWQCNRNQLAAKQGLGRWDHALMLSGLDLVKGNNSRVLGLAWVNGMCRCRYSCTLSEARSLEAALVVAHELGHSLGMHHDGPPDNRCDPDSFIMSAKTGAGKTRWSACSGQYLEDFLSSRTSSCLASRTSQPVAELDGEPLPGQLFPDDAQCKLALGTDYSAYTSSRSPFNNVCRELWCLKGSWASPAHPALDGTACAKGKYCREGSCVVRPAGQQGGSLAASTKRAPRSTVVTTTTNPTTSTRRSVVNVVFPDITRIWNNWFRRGFPSWF, from the exons ATGGCCGCCGGCGATGTGCGCCGTGCGCTACGGCCCGTCGCCGCTCGTCTGCCGCGCAGTGCTGTAATGCTAACGTCGCTAGCCGTCGGCGTGACgcttcaactgctgcttctggTTGGCTCGTGCAGTGGCCAG GTCGGCAATGCAACCAGCGAAGAGCCAGTCCAGGTGTTCTTCGAGCCAGACTTGCTGTCGGTGCACATTGGAGACCGCCGGCTGTACGTGCCCCTTCGCAGCAAGCGCGCGGCAGTTGAGTCCTTCCCGGGCGGTGCGGCGTCAGTGAAGAACTGTGCCTACGAAGGCCCGGTTTACGAGCAGGGTGTCGGCGCCGCGGGCCGAGCCGTAGTGATCGCGTGTCCCGGTGAGAAACTAGTCCACGCCCTCGTCATCACGGCCCAGGGCGAAGCGATCTCTGTGGCGCCGTCTCAGGGATCCCGGGACGCGAGCGTCGAAATCGAGGATGGTGGCGGACACGTGGTGCGCCGCGAGTCCCCGAAGTCCAAGTTACTCGCTTTCTGGAGCAAGCTGTCCACCAGAAGACGCAG GGCCACCAAGACGAAGGCTGCGGTGTCCAGGGAGCGTGCCATTGAGCTCGcagtgttcgttgacgctgcgcTCAGCAATGCGATGGCCACGGAGCGGGCACTGCAGACGAAGCTCACGGCTGTCCTTGAACAG GTCCAGCTGATTCTGGAGTACCGGTCTCTGGGACAGCCGCTCAAACTGGAGATCGTCAACCTCGAGCTCGTCGACTCCAAG CGGGGTCCCAGCACTGGCGGTGGTGACATCGACGCTTACCTGGATAACTTCTGCGTATGGCAGTGCAACCGCAACCAGCTGGCAGCGAAGCAGGGACTGGGACGCTGGGACCACGCGCTCATGCTCTCGGGACTCGACCTTGTCAAG GGCAACAACAGCCGCGTGCTGGGCCTGGCGTGGGTGAACGGCATGTGTCGCTGCCGCTACAGCTGCACCCTGAGCGAGGCGCGCAGCCTCGAAGCGGCGCTGGTGGTGGCGCACGAGCTGGGCCACTCGCTGGGCATGCACCACGACGGGCCGCCTGACAACCGCTGCGACCCGGACAGCTTCATCATGTCGGCCAAGACGGGCGCCGGGAAGACCCGCTGGTCCGCCTGCTCGGGGCAGTACCTCGAGGACTTCCTCTC AAGCCGAACGTCGTCGTGTCTGGCCTCTCGCACCAGCCAGCCAGTGGCCGAGCTGGACGGAGAACCCCTGCCCGGTCAGCTTTTCCCGGATGACGCCCAGTGCAAGCTGGCTCTGGGAACGGACTACAGTGCGTACACTTCGTCCAGGAGCCCCTTCAAT AACGTATGCCGTGAACTGTGGTGTCTGAAAGGATCCTGGGCCAGCCCCGCTCATCCGGCTCTCGACGGCACCGCATGCGCAAAGGGCAAG TACTGCCGCGAGGGGTCGTGCGTGGTGCGTCCGGCGGGCCAGCAAGGCGGCAGCCTCGCGGCATCGACCAAGAGGGCGCCACGAAGCACCGTGGTCACCACGACGACGAACCCCACGACGTCGACGCGGCGGTCCGTGGTCAACGTGGTATTTCCCGACATCACGAGAATCTGGAACAACTGGTTCCGCCGCGGCTTTCCCAGTTGGTTCTGA